The DNA region GCGGTGTTTCGGTCGAGGCCCACGAAGTCGCCATCCAGCGCATGATTGCCGCCGGTGCCAACGTGATGACGTGGCTGGCTGTGGCCGCCGAATGGCAGCGCGACTGGGCGCGGCTCGAGCATGTTGCCGAGCTGACCGAAATCCTGAAGCAGCATGCCGCTGGCAGCGGCATCGCCTACCTGTGGGAACAGCAACTGCTTAACACGCCGGTACCAAGTAGCGCAGGCTGACGTCATGATCGAAGTTATTGAACAGCGGCGTCGCAACCTGGGTGGCGGCATGGAAGTTGGCCGTGTGCTGCCGTTTGCAAAGCGGCGCATGGTTGGTCCGTTCATCTTTTTCGACCATATGGGGCCACTCGATCTGGCGCCTGGCGTCGATCGGAGCATGGACATTCGGCCCCATCCGCATATCGGTCTTGCAACGGTGACCTACCTGTTCTCCGGCGAGATCATGCATCGTGACAGCCTCGGCTACGAGCAGGTGGTCCGGCCGCAGGAAGTGAACTGGATGACCGCTGGACGCGGCATCACGCATAGCGAACGTTTCGAGCGCGCACGGACGCAGGGAGATCAGCTGCATGGCATCCAGGCTTGGGTCGCCCTACCGACTGAACTGGAGGAAATCGCGCCGTCCTTCTCTCATCACTCAGCAAGCGAACTGCCGACATGGAGCGATGCTGGTGTGAACGGACAGCTAATCGCTGGCAGCGCCTACGGTCTGACGGCCGGCGTTGAAACGCATTCGCCGCTTTTCTATGCCCATCTGGACATGGCGCCTGGCGCGACCGCCGAGATTCCAGGTGGACACAAGGAACGCGCGATCTACATCGCGACCGGTGCGGTGGAGTTCGAAGGTAGC from Pollutimonas thiosulfatoxidans includes:
- a CDS encoding pirin family protein — encoded protein: MIEVIEQRRRNLGGGMEVGRVLPFAKRRMVGPFIFFDHMGPLDLAPGVDRSMDIRPHPHIGLATVTYLFSGEIMHRDSLGYEQVVRPQEVNWMTAGRGITHSERFERARTQGDQLHGIQAWVALPTELEEIAPSFSHHSASELPTWSDAGVNGQLIAGSAYGLTAGVETHSPLFYAHLDMAPGATAEIPGGHKERAIYIATGAVEFEGSRYEAGRMLVLDATASSLRALERSAVMVLGGEPVGERFLYWNFVSSSKDRLEQAASDWRAGRMKLPDADDEEFIPLPP